In the Halorubrum ruber genome, GTTGGCGACGCCGACGAACACGCTCCACAGCGTCGTCGCGGCGCCGAGGAAGTAGACGCCGGCGGTGTGGAGGGTGAGGTTCGGGAGGTCCGGGCGCGGCCCGCCGACCCACCGTTCGGGGTACGCGTAGGTGAAAACCGCCACGCCGAGACACATGACGGCCGCGCCGACGACCGCCGCGGCGTAGGTGTTGCGGTCGGCCGGCAGCACGGCCATCACGCCGATCAACACGAGCGGGACGCCGATGCCGCCGAGGATCCCGCCGAGCTCCCGGGCCGCGGCGGAGCTGTACCCCGCCGGCACCGCCACCTCGGCCGCCGCGAGGATGCCCGCGACGAGGAGCAGCGCCCCCGCGGCGAACGATCCCACGCCGAGGTACAGCCGCCGCGGGTCGGCCCCGGAGCGCCCCCGTCCACCGTACGCCTCCGAGAGACTGGTCATAGGCGGGGTACGTCGTCCACCGTGAAAACAGTACGTCAGACGATCACGGATCGCGGGCGAACGCGACCACCGGTGCGGGCGAAACGGAAGGGTCGGCGTCCGGCTCAGACGAGCGCGTCGACGTCGACGTGGTCGCCGAGCAGTTCGGCCATCCGGTCGACCGTCCGAACGTCGCGCGTGCGCCCGCCGCGGACGACCTCCTCGGCGCGGTCGATGGCGGTGACCGTGTCGGTGTTCACCGCCAGCACGGGCTTGCCGGCGTCGGCCGCCTTGCCCAGCACCGCGCCCGAGGGACGGTGGCCGCCGGTGAGGACGAGGCAGGCGACCCCAGAGGCTTCGAGCGCGGCCGTCTGGACGTCCGCGCGGTCGCCGCCGGTGATGACCGCGGCGTCGCGGGCGCGCCGGAAGTAGCGGAGCGCCTCGTCGCCGCCCATCGCGCCGACGAGGAACCGCTCGACGAACGCGTCGGTGGGGGCGTCGGTGAGCAGTTCGGCGCCCAGCTCGTCGGCGAGCTCGCCGACCGTGACGCCCGCGAGCGACTTCTCGTGGGGGATCGCGCCGAAGACGGTGATCCCCTTCGATTCGAGGAACGGAATCCCGTCTTGGTCGAGCGACTCGAAGGCGTCGTCGGACACCTTGTTAAAGACGACGCCGACGAGGCGGTCACCGAACGCGTCGGCGGCCGCCAGCACCTCGTCCAAGTCGTTCGGCGAGCCGTACTCGGCGACGAGGACGACCCGCGCGTCGAGCAGCTCCGCGACGTCGACGTCGGTGAGGTCGACGACGCCGCCGGTGGTCCAGCTGCCGCCGCCCTCGACGAACACTTGGTCGTTGTCGGCGGCGATGTCGTCGTACTCCTCGCGGATCCGGTCGCGGAGCGCGGCCGGGTCCTCGGTGCCCCGGATCGCGCCCTCGACGAACGTCGGGGAGTAGACGACGGGCTCCATCTGGTGCATCTCGGCGTCGAGGCCGAGCACCTCGCGGGCGAGCATGGGGTCCTGGTCGAGCGTCTTGCCGACGTTCGACTGGAGCCGGGTGCCCTTCGGTTTCATGTAGCCGACGCTGCGGTCGCGGTCGGCGGCGAGCCGCGCTAAGGCGACGGTGATCGCTGTCTTTCCGGCGCTGTCTCCGGTTGCGGTGACGAGTGTGGTGGGTGTGTCTGTCATTAGTCTAGTTCCTCCGGATCGACGGTGAGTCTCACGTCGACGGCGGCGGCGTTCGTGCCGCCGTCGTCGTCGGGCAGTGCGACGAGCGGGTTGATATCCAGTTCGAGGATCGCCGGGAAGTCGGTGACCAGCTGCGAGAGCCGGCCGATCGTCTCGACCACGGCGTCGACGTCGACGGGGTCGCGGCCGCGAGCGCCGCGCAGGAGCGGCGCCGACTGGATCTCCTCGGTCATCTCGCGCGCCTCGGGTTCGGAGACGGGCGCGACGCGGAAGGTGGTGTCCTCCATCACCTCCACGAAGATGCCGCCGAGCCCGAACATCAGCAGCGGGCCGAACTGCGGGTCGCGGTTCATGCCGACGATCGTCTCGACGCCGTCGTCGAGATCGACCATCTCCTGTACCTGAACGCCGAGGACGGTCGCGTCCGGCTGGTAGTTGCGCGCGCGGGTGACGAGGTCCTCGTAGGTGTCGGCCACGTCCGCGTCGGCGACGCCGACGGCGACGCCGCCGATGTCGGACTTATGCAGGATGTCCGGCGAGACGATCTTCATCACAACGTCGCCGTCGACGCCCTCGGCGACCTCGCGGGCGCGCTCGGGCGAGTCGACGATCTCGCCGTCGGGCGTGGGGATCCCGTACGCGTCGAGCAGCTCCATCGCCTCGACGCCCAAGCGGTTGTCGTCGCGGTCGCGCACCGTCCCGAGGATCTCGCGGGCGCGCTCGCGGTCGACGTCGAACGACATGGGGGGCGCGTACTCGCGCGCCTTGATGTCGCGATAGCGCGCGAGCGTCGCGAGGCTCTCGATCCCGCGGGCGGGGTCGAAGTAACAGGGGATCCCCCGCGCCTGAAGCTGCTGTTTCGGCTCGCGGGTCCGGTCGCCGCCCATCAGGCAGGCCGCGACGGGCGCGTCCATCTCCTCGCTGACCGCCTCGATCGCGTCCGCGAGGTCGCCGAAGTCGATCGTCGCCGTCGGCGCGGCCAGCACGAGCGCGGCGCCGACGTTGTCGTCTTCGACGGTGATCTCCAGCGCCTCGCGGAACCGCTCGACGTCGGCGTCGCCGATCACGTCGACCGGGTTGTGGATGTTCGCCTCCTCGGGCATCGACGCGGCGAGGGCATCGCTCGTCTCGGCCGTGAACGACGCCATGTCGAGGTCGGCGTCCCCGACGGCGTCGGTCGCCATCACGCCGGGGCCGCCGGCGTTCGTGACGATGGCGACGCTGTCGGTGTCGGGCAGTGGCTGGCTCCCGAGGATGCCCGCCGAGTCGAACAGCTCGTCGACCGACTCCGCGCGGATGACGCCCGCCTGATCGAGGCCGGCCTCGTACGCCTTGTCGGAGCCCGCGAGCGTGCCGGTGTGCGAGGAGGCGGCCTGCGCGCCCGCGCTCGTCCGCCCGGACTTCACGGCGACGATCGGGGTGTCCTGGGTCGTCTCGCGGGCGGTCTCGATGAACTCGCGGCCGTCCTCGATCCCCTCGAGGTAGCCGATGATCACGTCGGTCTCCTCGTCGTCTCCCCAGTGGTCGACGAAGTCCGTCTCGTCGAGGACGGCCTTGTTGCCGAGCGAGACCACGTCCTTGAAGCCGATCCCGTTGTCGTTGGCCCAGTCGAGGACCGCGGTGACGAACGCGCCCGACTGGCTCATGAAGGAGAGCCCGCCCGGCAGCGCGTTCTCGGGGCCGAACGTCGCGTTCATCCCCGAGGGGGTCGACATGATCCCTAAGCTGTTGGGGCCGACGAGGTTGAGGTCGTACTCGTCGGCTAGCTCCGCGAGGCGACGCTCCCTCGCCGCTCCGTCCTCTCCCGTCTCGCCGAACCCGGCGGTGATCACGACGACGTTGCGGACACCCGCCTCGCCGCACGCCTCGATGGCGTCCAGCACGATGGACGGGGGGACGACGACGACCGCGACGTCGGCGTCCGCGTCGGCGACCTCGTCGACGCACGGCGTACCGAGCACCTCGTCGTAGTTCGGGTTGACGGGGACCGTGTCGCCGTCGAAGTCGTCGAGGAGATTCGACGTGACGGCGCGACCGACGGCGCCCTCGCGGGCGGTCGCGCCGACGACGGCGACCCGGTCCGGGTCGAACAGATCGTTGAGCGTACCCATCAACGCGGGAGTACGCGAAGCGACGGCTTAAGATCGGTGGGAGGTTCTTCGAAATCGGGTCCTATGGTGAACGATCGATCGGGTTTCGCTTGGCCGCCCGGCGATCCTCACGGCGGACCGGGGGCGGCGTCGGTGTCGTCGGGGTTGCGGTCCGCGGTCGACTCGCGGTCTCCGGTCGGCTCGCGGTCCGGAGCCGACTCACAGTCAGCGGATTCGTGGTCCACGACGGATTCGGCCGCGACGGATTCGGCCGGAACGGACTCGGTATCGGCGGACTCGGTATCGGCGGACTCGGCCGCAGCGGACCCGATATCGGTTGACTCGGAGGCGACCGCCTCGGAGCCGGCGACCGGCGCCGTCGCCCCGCCGTCCGGTTCGGCCGCGGCCGGCCGGACTTCGGAGACCGGCGGCGGGCCGCGGTCGGCCGCCGGGAAGGAGGGGTCGGCGTCGGCGTCGGGGACGCTGATTGTCACCTCGTTGCCGTCGGCGCCGGCGTCGAACGCGAGGTCGCCGCCGGAGCGGTCCGCGATCCAGTAGACGAGCCACAGCCCCATCCCGCCGGTGTGTCTGAGGTCGTCCATCTTCCATCGGTCGGTGATGGGGTCGCGCTCGGCCGGCGGGATCGGCGGCGCGTTGTCGCGGACCGCGATCTCGACACGGTCTGCGGGCGCGGTGACCTCGATCTCGACCGTCGGCGCCGCCTCCGCGTGCTCGATCGCGTTCTCGATCAGCTCGGCGATCGCGTAGTCGAGCTCGGGGTGCGTGAACGCGCGCACGTCGTCGGGACAGGCGACGGAGACGTCGGCGGGCGCCTCGCCCGCGTCGTCGACGGCGTCCGCCACCGCGCGCTCGACGAGCGGCGCGACCCGGAGCGGCTGGGGTGACTCGTGTTCCCGGAGCAGGTCGATCACGCCGCGCTGCTTCTCGGCCGTGGTCAGCAGGTCGTCGGCGACACGGCGGACCGTCTCCGCGTGGTCGATCAGGTCGGCGGCGAGCTCGGCCAGGTCGACGTCCGCGGGCACCGCGTCGCCCCCCTCGGTCGCCGTCGTGGCCGCGCTGACGGCGTCGTCGACGCGGTCGGCGATCCGCTCCGCGGTGCCGTCGACGACGTTCATGTCGTTGCGGATGGTGTGCCGGAGCAGGTTGTCCATCACCGTGAGCTGGCGCTCGCGGCGGTACTCGTCGGTGACGTCGCGGGCGAACCCGGTGACCGCGACGACCTCGCCGTCTTCCCGCACGGGGCGCGCGGGCACCCTGACCCAGGTGGTCGGGCCGTCCGGGGAGCCGATCCGGTAGTCGAGGTTCGTCGGATCGCCGGCGGAGAGCCGCTCCATCGCGCACTCGACGTCCGCCCGGTCGTCGGGGTGGACGGCCTCCAAGAACACTCGCGGCCGGCGTTCGAGGGTCTCGGGGGTGATTCCGAACACCGACTCGATCGCACCGTTAACGAACAGCAGTTCGCTCCAGTCGGCGCTGAACATCCACAACACGTCCGGCGACGTCGAGGCGATGGTCTCCAGGCGCCGCCGGGACTCGACTTCGAGGGTAATGTCGCGAGAGCTCAGCGCGTAGCCGTCGAGACCGGTCTCCGCCGGCGGAAACACGCGAGTGCGGAACCACACCCAGTCGCCGTCGGCGGTCCGGTAGCGGTACTCTAAGGGAGCGTCCGGGCGCGTGCCGTCGGCGACGAGCGCCTCGAACGCCGTCCGGACGCGGTCGACGTCGTCGGGGTGAACCAGGTCGAACGCGTCCGTCCCGACGAGCTCGTCCGGGTCGTATCCGAGCAGGTCGCGGGTGGCCGCGTTGAGGTACCGGAACCGGCCCGCCTCGTCGATCACCGCGATTTTGTCCTGCGCGAGATCGATGAGGGTCTCTGGCTCCGGCGAGCGAGACATATCGGGGACCACCCTGAACTGAAATAAAACGTTGGCCGTTCGATTATCAGATTCGAAACGCAGCCGCGCGGCGCGGCGGCGCGGCGGCGGTGCGACGGTGTAGCGCGGCGGTGTAGCGCGGCGGCGACGTGGCGACCCACCGCCGGGAACGGCGGTCAGTCAGCCGAGACGCCGGGGACATCGAGCGCGGCGGCGAGAGGGTCGGCCCCGCCGTCGTCGACCGTGAGCGTCACGCCGTCGTCGCCGAGCTCGATCGCGGCGTCTCCGGCGTCGCGGACGTACTCGGCGGCGTGGTCGCCGTCCGGGTCGAACCGGACCCCCTCGGCGAGCAGCGGCGTCTCGCTCAGCAGCTCGACCTTCCGGTAGGCGGTCGAGAGCGCGATGTCGCAGTCGTCGGCGAGCTCGCTCGTCGTCTTTGGCGTCGCCGCCGCGGAAAGGATCGCCCGACAGTCGGCGTCGGCGAGCGCCTCGAACGTGGCGTCGAGCGCCGCGTCTCCCTCGGTCGTCGTCGCGTCGGTCGTGCGCGGGGGGCGTTTCATATCTGTAGAGAAGGGCTCCACGCCCCCGAACAGTGGCCCATCATATGCTGGGTGTTTTATACTGGGCGGCGCGCCCGCCAACGTTTTTGCCCGGGGCGGGTACGGACGAACGAGATGGGATCGGGAATCCGGGCGGAGGTCTCGCTGCCGACCGCGCTGTCCCCGTTCGACGGCGTCGTCGACGGGGCGACACCGGTCACCGAGGTCGCGCGCTGCGCGCCCGCCGACGACCGCGAGCGCGTGGTCGTGGAGTTCATCGCGGACGCCGACCTCTCGGTCCCCGAGGGAGTCGAGGTCGTCTTCGACTACGGCGGCCGGGCGGCGTACCGGTTCGAGGCGGCCGTCGACCCCGACTCGCCGTTCGTCGTCCTCGACCGCCACGAGACGCCAGTCTCGGAGGCGACGGTCCGCGACGGCCGGCTCCGGATCACCTTCCACGCGAGCGACCTGCCGACGCTGCGGTCGGTCTTAGAGGCGTTCCGCGACGCCTGTCCGGACATGGAGGTGAAGCGCTTACTCCAGTCGACGACGACACCGACGGAGTCGGACCTCGTGACCGTCGACCGGAGCGAGCTGACGGAGCGCCAGCGCGAGGTGCTGGCGGCCGCCTACGAGGCGGGCTACTTCGACCACCCGAAGGGGGCCAACGCCGGCGAGGTCGCCGAGTCGCTGGGGATCGGGCGCTCGACGTTCACGGAACACGTCGCGGCCGCCCAGCGGAAGCTGTTCGGGGCGCTGCTTAATTGAGGATCGTTCATCACATTTCGAACTCGCGAGAATCCGCGGCCCGTTTGATGAGCGTGGGGGTCGTACCCACAGGTATGGCGGGGCGATCCACCCACACCTTCGTCTGCCCGGAGTGTCGGCGCTCGATCGAGGTGGACGACGCGATACGGGAGACGCTGCTCGAGACGGGCTGCGTCGTCTGCGGGGCACCGGTCACCGAGGAGGACGTGGGCTCGGCGCCGGAGATGGGCTGAGCGGCGCCGTCGGCGACCGATCCGGAGCGCTCCGCCAGTGTCGTCGACACGGCGCAGCGGCGCCAGCCCCCCGCGAGCCCCCGCCCCGTCGCGCGTCGTCTCGTGCCCTTTATCACCTCGTGCGGAGACATTCGGGTATGCCGACGAACAGCGAGGTCGAGATGTCGCCGGCCGAGGTGGACGCGCACCTGTCCCGCCACGAGACGGGGGTCCTCGCGCTCGCGCGCGGCGACGCGCCGTACGCCATCCCGATCTCCTACGGGTA is a window encoding:
- a CDS encoding phosphotransacetylase family protein, giving the protein MTDTPTTLVTATGDSAGKTAITVALARLAADRDRSVGYMKPKGTRLQSNVGKTLDQDPMLAREVLGLDAEMHQMEPVVYSPTFVEGAIRGTEDPAALRDRIREEYDDIAADNDQVFVEGGGSWTTGGVVDLTDVDVAELLDARVVLVAEYGSPNDLDEVLAAADAFGDRLVGVVFNKVSDDAFESLDQDGIPFLESKGITVFGAIPHEKSLAGVTVGELADELGAELLTDAPTDAFVERFLVGAMGGDEALRYFRRARDAAVITGGDRADVQTAALEASGVACLVLTGGHRPSGAVLGKAADAGKPVLAVNTDTVTAIDRAEEVVRGGRTRDVRTVDRMAELLGDHVDVDALV
- a CDS encoding acetate--CoA ligase family protein, with amino-acid sequence MGTLNDLFDPDRVAVVGATAREGAVGRAVTSNLLDDFDGDTVPVNPNYDEVLGTPCVDEVADADADVAVVVVPPSIVLDAIEACGEAGVRNVVVITAGFGETGEDGAARERRLAELADEYDLNLVGPNSLGIMSTPSGMNATFGPENALPGGLSFMSQSGAFVTAVLDWANDNGIGFKDVVSLGNKAVLDETDFVDHWGDDEETDVIIGYLEGIEDGREFIETARETTQDTPIVAVKSGRTSAGAQAASSHTGTLAGSDKAYEAGLDQAGVIRAESVDELFDSAGILGSQPLPDTDSVAIVTNAGGPGVMATDAVGDADLDMASFTAETSDALAASMPEEANIHNPVDVIGDADVERFREALEITVEDDNVGAALVLAAPTATIDFGDLADAIEAVSEEMDAPVAACLMGGDRTREPKQQLQARGIPCYFDPARGIESLATLARYRDIKAREYAPPMSFDVDRERAREILGTVRDRDDNRLGVEAMELLDAYGIPTPDGEIVDSPERAREVAEGVDGDVVMKIVSPDILHKSDIGGVAVGVADADVADTYEDLVTRARNYQPDATVLGVQVQEMVDLDDGVETIVGMNRDPQFGPLLMFGLGGIFVEVMEDTTFRVAPVSEPEAREMTEEIQSAPLLRGARGRDPVDVDAVVETIGRLSQLVTDFPAILELDINPLVALPDDDGGTNAAAVDVRLTVDPEELD
- a CDS encoding PAS domain-containing protein, which produces MSRSPEPETLIDLAQDKIAVIDEAGRFRYLNAATRDLLGYDPDELVGTDAFDLVHPDDVDRVRTAFEALVADGTRPDAPLEYRYRTADGDWVWFRTRVFPPAETGLDGYALSSRDITLEVESRRRLETIASTSPDVLWMFSADWSELLFVNGAIESVFGITPETLERRPRVFLEAVHPDDRADVECAMERLSAGDPTNLDYRIGSPDGPTTWVRVPARPVREDGEVVAVTGFARDVTDEYRRERQLTVMDNLLRHTIRNDMNVVDGTAERIADRVDDAVSAATTATEGGDAVPADVDLAELAADLIDHAETVRRVADDLLTTAEKQRGVIDLLREHESPQPLRVAPLVERAVADAVDDAGEAPADVSVACPDDVRAFTHPELDYAIAELIENAIEHAEAAPTVEIEVTAPADRVEIAVRDNAPPIPPAERDPITDRWKMDDLRHTGGMGLWLVYWIADRSGGDLAFDAGADGNEVTISVPDADADPSFPAADRGPPPVSEVRPAAAEPDGGATAPVAGSEAVASESTDIGSAAAESADTESADTESVPAESVAAESVVDHESADCESAPDREPTGDRESTADRNPDDTDAAPGPP
- a CDS encoding winged helix-turn-helix domain-containing protein: MKRPPRTTDATTTEGDAALDATFEALADADCRAILSAAATPKTTSELADDCDIALSTAYRKVELLSETPLLAEGVRFDPDGDHAAEYVRDAGDAAIELGDDGVTLTVDDGGADPLAAALDVPGVSAD
- a CDS encoding helix-turn-helix domain-containing protein; this encodes MGSGIRAEVSLPTALSPFDGVVDGATPVTEVARCAPADDRERVVVEFIADADLSVPEGVEVVFDYGGRAAYRFEAAVDPDSPFVVLDRHETPVSEATVRDGRLRITFHASDLPTLRSVLEAFRDACPDMEVKRLLQSTTTPTESDLVTVDRSELTERQREVLAAAYEAGYFDHPKGANAGEVAESLGIGRSTFTEHVAAAQRKLFGALLN
- a CDS encoding DUF7560 family zinc ribbon protein, whose protein sequence is MAGRSTHTFVCPECRRSIEVDDAIRETLLETGCVVCGAPVTEEDVGSAPEMG